The Bacteroidota bacterium genome contains the following window.
ATTGGATTTATTCGTTGCAGTTTTTCAAGTTCATTGTCGAATGTTTCTTGAACATAATCAGGCCATTTTTTGGCTGTCGATTTGGCTTTTAGGTCTTCAACTTCTTTGTTCACATTGTCGCCGCCAAGTTCGTCCTGAATAGTTTTTAATTGTTGATGCAACATAAATTTTCGCTGTTGCTGGTCTATATCAGTTTTTACTTTCGATTGAACTTCGTTTTTCAGCTCAAGCATCTGAATTTCTCTTTGGAGATATTCCATGAGTTTTGTTGCCCTTTCTTTCTCGGAATTGTTTTCGAGCAAAAACTGTTTTTCTTCGCTTTTTACATCACTATTCGATGATATATAATTAATTAAAAAGGAAGAATTTTCGATATTTTTAATGGCAAACGCAGCTTCAGGAGGAATATTTGGCGAAAGCTGAATGACCTTCAATGCTAAATCTTTTATAGAGCCAATAATGGCATTATATTCTTTGTTCTTTTTTGCAGATGCTACTTTCGGGAGAATTCCAACTTTAGCTTTAAGGTAAGGTTCTTCGGTTAGTACTTCAATAATATTGAATCTTTTTAAACCCTGGATAATTACAGTTGTAATACCATCGGGCATTTCAAGGATTTTAACAATAGTAGCAACCGTTCCTACCTGAAATAAATCTGTGGGTTTAGGATCTTCAATATCAATATCTTTTTGAGCTATTGTGCCAATTATTTTGTCTTTTCTATAAATTTCTTTTACAAGATTTATAGATTTTTCTCTGCCAACAGTAATTGGAATTAATACTCCAGGGAAAAGGACAGTGTTTCTTAAAGGCAAAATAGCCAATTCGTCAGGAATATCAATTTTTTTCTCTTCTATATTTTCTTCTGTAATAACAGGTAGTATATTGCTCTCTTCGCCCAAAATGCTTTGCATGTTCATATTTTTCAATTAATATGTTAATTGTCTTATTCTTACGACTATGTCAGTTTTTGCTTGACAATTTGTCATTTTTATCATAAAATTTTCAAATTTCCAGTTAAACCAATTGCTGTGCCATTTTAAAAGGAAATTATAAATAATAAATCCTTAATCTTCAAATCTTCGATATTTTTCAGTTTTCTCAAAAACAGTACTAAGTATGTCTTTTTCAATCTGATCGAAAGTTTTTCCTCTTCGGTTCATAACAATTTTGGCAACATAAAAAGCTGCGGTTTTTTTATAAGTTTTTAAGCCTTGAGGACCTCCCCAGGCAAAAGAAGGGATAAAGTTTCGAGGAAATCCGCTACCGAAAATATTTGCATAAACTCCTACAACTGTGCCGGTATTAAACATTGTGTTGATGCCACATTTCGAATGATCGCCCATTATTAGTCCACAAAAAGTTAAGCCTGTTCCAGCAAAACGTTCTTCAGGATAATTCCATAGTCTTACCTCCGCATAATTGTTTTTCAGATTTGAATTGTTTGTATCTGCTCCAAGATTGCACCATTCGCCGATTACCGAATTTCCAAGAAATCCATCGTGGGCTTTGTTTGCATTTCCGAAAAATACAGAATTATTAACTTCACCTCCAACTTTCGATGCTGGACCAATTGTGGTAGGTCCATATATTTTAGCAGCCATTTTTAAAGTAGATTTTTCGCACAAAGCAAATGGTCCTCTAACTATCGAACCTTCCATAATTTTTGCATCTTTGCCAATATAAATTGGTCCGCTTGAAGCATTTAATGTAGCAAATTCTACTTTCGCACCATTTTCGAGAAATATATTTTCTGCGGCAAGAATATTATTTGTTTTGCTCAATTTCTGCGATTTTCTATTTTTGGTAAGAAGTTCGAAATCGTTTTGAATTGCTTCGCCATTTTTTTTGAAAATTTCGTAGGTAAAATTTATTTTCGAGATTTCGTATTCGTAGTTTATTTTTGAAAAGTTTTCGAAATTGTTTTCCAAATTAAAATTACTAAACTCACCTACATTCACAGCAACAATAATATTGTCTTTTATTAATGCCTGATTTTTTTCAAGTTCTGAAATTTTCTCAACAAGTTTAGTTTCCGGAAGGATAGAACCATTTATTAAAATATTGTTTTCGGCTACTTTTGCAGCATATTTCGTTTTTAAATAATCCTTTGTAAGAAACGAGCATTGGGTATTTAAATAGAGATTCCACTTTTCGCGAATGGTTAAAATACCAATCCTTATTTCTGCAACAGGGCGTGTAAATGTCAGCGGTAGAAGTTGTTCCCAACTTTGGTCGTCGAATAATAAATAATTCATATTTTCAAAAATAAAAGTATAATAAGCTTTACATCAAATTCTATTTTTGCAAAAGTAGAAAAAAAGCTCTACTATTTTCAGGCCTCCCTATCTAAAATTGTTCCGTTTATTTCCTGTATATGGATATATATGGAACAATCTATTCCATATATCTTATATTTGCAGATAAACGGAATTCCATTATGATAAAAAAAGTTAGTGAAAATAAAAATAAGCAAACTAAAATTGAATCGCTTCCTGAAAATATGAAGAAAAAAGATGTGTTGATTTATGTGTTGGCTCTCAGAAAACCTTAAACATAAATGCATTTTAAGCATCATCTATTCGGCTGGCTTACGAGTAAGTGAGGCAATAAGTTTAAAAGTAAAAGACATTGATTCCGACAGAGGAATGATAATAATAAGACAAAGCAAAGGGAAAAAAGACAGAATTAGTTTGCTTAGTAACAAAATACTATTACTTTTGCGTACATATTATTCATTATATAAACCGAAAGAGTATTTGTTTGAAGGAAGCAAAGGTGGAAAATATACAAGTAGCAGTATTCATAAAATAGTAAAAAAAGCAGCAAATGAAGCAAATATTACAAAAACAGTTTCAACTCATACATTAAGGCATAGTTTTGCAACACATTTATTAGAACAAGGAGTAAGTTTAAGATACATACAAACAATATTAGGACATGAATCGAGTAAAACAACAGAAATATACACACATGTTTCAAGCACAAAGTTCAATGAAATTAATAATCCTTTCGATGATATGGATATTTAAAACAAATAATAATAATAATAAAGAAATAAACGGAATTTTCCGTTTATACTAATGTTGGCGGTAATATTAAAAACTACAAAATGACAATATCTAAAGAAACGTTATCTCTAATTAATGCATTCAAAAATCCATTACTTGAAATTCTCACAGATATAAAGGATGAAGTCAAATTCTATTTTGATACAGGAATTATAAAGTATATTGAATCAATAAGAAAAAAATTCATCAAAACTAAGACATTCCTGTACAGACTTGAGAATGTCAATTTTTACGATATTTATTTCCCAATTACAATTGAAAATAAATCTACGAAAGATTACCTAATTGACAACATTGAGGAATTATTTAATAAATCAAATTTCATCTCAATAATAGGAAATGCAGGATGCGGAAAAAGTATGTTGTTAAAACATGTTTTTTTAAACTCAATAATGCAAATTGTTAAAATTCCAATTGTTATAGAATTACGGAATTTAAATGATTTCGATGGGAGCTTTATGGATTACTTAAACAATCTTCTCTCTGGCAAAAAGCTTGCTCCTAATAAAAAGATTTTAGAAAGAATTCTATCAAATGGTGAATTTTTATTCTTGCTCGACGGTTATGATGAAATCTTTAGTGATAATAAAAACAAATTAACATCTGAACTTATCGAGTTCATTGACAATTATAGCAGTAATTATTTCTTCATAACTTCTAGACCAGGTGCAAATGTTGAATCTTTGCCCAGGTTCGATAGTTACTCTGTCAATGATTTAAACGATAAACAAGTAAAGGATTTTATTAATCTACAATTAAAAAATTGTGGAGACAAAGAATTAGCAAATAAAATTATTAATGTAATTAGTAAGCCAGAAAACCAAGATTACAATTCATATCTTTCTAGTCCTTTATTGCTATCTATGTTTATTATGACATTCAATTCGTATCCTGAAATTCCCAAATCAAAAAGTAAATTTTATTGGAATGTTTATGACACACTTTGTACAAAACATGATTCGTTTACAAAACATGGGGGATATCAGCACGAAAGAAAAACTGGATTGCAAAATGAAGATTTTGAAAATATTTTAAAATGGTTTTCATTTATTTCGCTATTCAAAGGAAAATATAGTTTTGATGAGCAGTATTTTACCCAGCTTTTGAAAAAAATCAAAAATAAACT
Protein-coding sequences here:
- a CDS encoding glucose-1-phosphate thymidylyltransferase, which gives rise to MNYLLFDDQSWEQLLPLTFTRPVAEIRIGILTIREKWNLYLNTQCSFLTKDYLKTKYAAKVAENNILINGSILPETKLVEKISELEKNQALIKDNIIVAVNVGEFSNFNLENNFENFSKINYEYEISKINFTYEIFKKNGEAIQNDFELLTKNRKSQKLSKTNNILAAENIFLENGAKVEFATLNASSGPIYIGKDAKIMEGSIVRGPFALCEKSTLKMAAKIYGPTTIGPASKVGGEVNNSVFFGNANKAHDGFLGNSVIGEWCNLGADTNNSNLKNNYAEVRLWNYPEERFAGTGLTFCGLIMGDHSKCGINTMFNTGTVVGVYANIFGSGFPRNFIPSFAWGGPQGLKTYKKTAAFYVAKIVMNRRGKTFDQIEKDILSTVFEKTEKYRRFED
- a CDS encoding tyrosine-type recombinase/integrase — encoded protein: MCWLSENLKHKCILSIIYSAGLRVSEAISLKVKDIDSDRGMIIIRQSKGKKDRISLLSNKILLLLRTYYSLYKPKEYLFEGSKGGKYTSSSIHKIVKKAANEANITKTVSTHTLRHSFATHLLEQGVSLRYIQTILGHESSKTTEIYTHVSSTKFNEINNPFDDMDI
- a CDS encoding NACHT domain-containing protein gives rise to the protein MTISKETLSLINAFKNPLLEILTDIKDEVKFYFDTGIIKYIESIRKKFIKTKTFLYRLENVNFYDIYFPITIENKSTKDYLIDNIEELFNKSNFISIIGNAGCGKSMLLKHVFLNSIMQIVKIPIVIELRNLNDFDGSFMDYLNNLLSGKKLAPNKKILERILSNGEFLFLLDGYDEIFSDNKNKLTSELIEFIDNYSSNYFFITSRPGANVESLPRFDSYSVNDLNDKQVKDFINLQLKNCGDKELANKIINVISKPENQDYNSYLSSPLLLSMFIMTFNSYPEIPKSKSKFYWNVYDTLCTKHDSFTKHGGYQHERKTGLQNEDFENILKWFSFISLFKGKYSFDEQYFTQLLKKIKNKLQLKCSIENLKEDLTVAISILMIDDLEYKFPHKSLQEYFSALLITGQNEKIKKEIYTKKFDKVSGHSFGDNGNMWILLNELDTVPFNRYYITRHIENFYKRINLELHDAKIKSFIQSGGHEIYASYDKQDNNGSLNLATSSTIETSALAFTGIYLMKLNYDIHGVIWKKLKTIQDINQALPALESGSDKHYSFIDLDEKTQNEIIFKIKKEKLDNKISQGVQSVKNKLVEVKKEIKEYEKRKNDLLNL